Sequence from the Methanocalculus alkaliphilus genome:
CCTGGGAGAGAATCGTCAATTGAGATCACCACGAAAGATTTGGTTCATACCGATCCAGCACACCTACTATTATGCCGGAGATGAGAAAAAGGTAGAGGAAATTAATTCTGTACAAAGACAGACGGATCAGTCAAGACCGTACTTCACCTTCAGCTCATCCCATTTCGGATCTGCCTGAAGACGGGAGATACCTTCATTAATCATCTCAAGAAGCTCGGTGTCCTCCTTTCGGACCGCAACACCATACTCCTCTCTCTCATCGATGATCCCAATCTTTATGATCCCCTGTTCTTCAACAAAGGTATCAATAACAGGCTCATCAAACATCACCGCATCCACACGGTTATTCTTCAGATCGGTAACTGCAAGAGGGAAACTTGCATAGAGTTTGAAGTCACCGGCAGCGAGGAGTCCGGTATCAACAAGGTTCGTCTGGATGTATGTGGCGGCAGTCGATCCACGCTGTGCACCCATAACAATCTCACCGGCAAGGACATCGTCTGTGGTGAATGTTGCACCTTCACGGGCACCAATTGCCTGGTAAATGACCCAGTACGGCTCACTGAAGGCTACACGCTCCTTCCTCTCAGGGGTGATCGTCATCCCTGAATAGACCATGTCGATCCTCTTTGTGACGAGGCTTGTAACAATGCCATCCCATGCCATCGGCTGAATGGTGACATCAAAACCCATCTCTTCACCAATCCATTTGATGGATTCCACATCAAATCCGGCTGCCGAGCCATCTGCCTCGATATAGCTGAATGGAGGATAATCACCATCAATACCCACAATATAGTGTGGTCGTGCATCCGGGGACGGCTCAGCCTCTCCCATACACCCTGCTGCAAACAGGAATACCAGAACCGCTGCCACGAGGGCAGCGCACACCTTAGCGTTCATGAAATAGAGATTAACGAGAGGATCATATTTATCAGTTATGAAATGATTCCGTATAGGGATCGATAAAGCTCCATTCTCTGGAAGATTGGAACGACCCCTGCCCGGAAGGGGGAAGAAGGTGAGAGAAGAAGATTGTATAGAACGGATCAGGTATCAGATCTACTCTGAAAGAAGTCATGGAGTGCCACTTCAAGCTCCCGAAGTGAAACAGGTTTCTGGAGGATCTGGATAATATCTTTCTTATAGGGGGCTATCTCCTCATCACGAATATATTTTGCAGTGAAGAGCATGACAGGAAGCCTGGATAACCCTTCTTTCCGTAACTCATCGAGGAACTGCCACCCGTCAATTGGCGTCATCATCAGATCGAGAAGGATGAGATCGGGCTTCTTCTCCTTAATGGCAGCGAGCGCATCCCAGCCATTATGTATAGTTATTGCACTATATCCGATCTTTTTTAAAAGGAGACCCATAACCGTAAGGTTTGGGATATCATCATCAACCACCATCACCGTCTTTGTCATATCTCTATCTCCTTAGGTATTCGAATGGTAAATATACTTCCCTCTCCAGGCCTGCTCTCAACTGTGATCTCCCCACCATGAAGCTGGACATAACGTTGGGCTATCGGGAGTCCGAGACCAAGACGGTCATATTTCCTGTTGTTTTTATTCAGATCCGCGATATTGAATGGCCTGAAGATCTGATCCAGTACTGATCCATCTATCCCCACTCCATTATCAACTATTCGGATTGTATGATCACGCAGCCCTGAGCTATACATTAGCCGAACCTCGCGTGGAGGGTCATTATATTGAATTGCATTTGTTATAAGACTATGAAAAACCTGATAGAGGAGATTGACATCGGCATGAATGGCAGCCGATTGCGGGACATCATTGATGATATCGCCTTTGCTTCGGCACCCGGAGCTATCGATCACATCCTCAAGA
This genomic interval carries:
- a CDS encoding transporter substrate-binding domain-containing protein, which gives rise to MNAKVCAALVAAVLVFLFAAGCMGEAEPSPDARPHYIVGIDGDYPPFSYIEADGSAAGFDVESIKWIGEEMGFDVTIQPMAWDGIVTSLVTKRIDMVYSGMTITPERKERVAFSEPYWVIYQAIGAREGATFTTDDVLAGEIVMGAQRGSTAATYIQTNLVDTGLLAAGDFKLYASFPLAVTDLKNNRVDAVMFDEPVIDTFVEEQGIIKIGIIDEREEYGVAVRKEDTELLEMINEGISRLQADPKWDELKVKYGLD
- a CDS encoding response regulator, coding for MTKTVMVVDDDIPNLTVMGLLLKKIGYSAITIHNGWDALAAIKEKKPDLILLDLMMTPIDGWQFLDELRKEGLSRLPVMLFTAKYIRDEEIAPYKKDIIQILQKPVSLRELEVALHDFFQSRSDT